In the genome of Drosophila subpulchrella strain 33 F10 #4 breed RU33 chromosome 2L, RU_Dsub_v1.1 Primary Assembly, whole genome shotgun sequence, one region contains:
- the LOC119547306 gene encoding gastrula zinc finger protein xFG20-1, giving the protein METESMAPSSSAAAAATKLLVEITTDGVPKLHCPVCNKALVSLAGYVKHVKKHQPPGGFECRHCDARFCHEEELTQHAKDEHGVTGAAASQERKPFVCENCGAEYKYQEAYRRHCRTKCGEEKPSKEESRPMECKCCFTRFSSSSNLTKHRRSRPDTCGQPEYDSPGKSMKRKSFRKGRKRDSDDDTTTEESDSDDDIPLASRLKTKLKQESQNSDSGDECPDFEPNNSEDDADASGFQLPPPAMVKVEAFDEEDFEYQDASMYVKTESTDIFSNEKDKLLDVLLNEGDGLKPFESLKVEQGAGILDEIAAVPLVEVAEEDVLALRGHNKEHTGEKRKRGRPPKEKIPVVKRKYRKRNQPRSPSPEDSSSTPKRVAKISKKELKERLKMINKMEKSWKCPHCVKIYHIRKPYEKHLRDDHKLNEAEMKEIFKDVDVHAKLDEEVFKCPICSKIYLVEKRLVTHMKVHGEDGKLTFKCPCYCNLFFATKEQATEHARAQHKELLYCEKCDKYMTGHDSLKNHERNFHSKKEPRSQQRNLICDKCGKKFTGRTSLSDHVRSDCGRLPLYGCSVCGKHLSTAGILKTHMLLHKADTPYQCDKCGKTFKVKAQYKSHLKTRHTDYKPYKCHLCPKEYPYRESLLTHMTVHTGIKRFLCNNCGKRFTCISNLQAHRKVHADTCGQLPLNAKATQYMGVQRGKLLMGAKPEAGMEYEETKTLIAQDVIDRDMPMAQELNFPSDGSAPLATVPLNYASTHLVPHIVLQTMQAEARRLE; this is encoded by the exons ATGG AAACCGAGTCGATGGCCCCCAGCAGCAGTGCGGCGGCTGCGGCCACCAAACTCCTGGTGGAGATCACCACGGACGGGGTGCCCAAGCTACACTGCCCGGTGTGCAACAAGGCACTGGTCTCCTTAGCCGGATATGTGAAGCACGTGAAGAAGCACCAGCCGCCGGGCGGCTTCGAGTGCCGCCACTGCGATGCTCGGTTCTGCCACGAGGAGGAGCTGACCCAGCACGCCAAGGATGAGCACGGAGTCACCGGCGCGGCAGCTAGCCAGGAACGCAAGCCCTTCGTTTGCGAGAACTGCGGTGCGGAGTACAAGTATCAGGAGGCGTATCGCCGCCACTGCAGGACCAAGTGTGGCGAGGAGAAGCCATCGAAG GAGGAGTCGCGACCCATGGAGTGCAAGTGCTGCTTCACCCGCTtttccagcagctccaatctAACCAAGCACCGACGCAGTCGCCCCGACACCTGTGGCCAGCCGGAGTACGATTCGCCTGGCAAATCGATGAAACGAAAGTCCTTCCGCAAGGGCAGAAAGAGGGACTCCGATGATGACACCACCACCGAAGAATCGGACAGCGACGATGACATTCCTCTGGCCAGCCGGCTGAAGACGAAGCTGAAGCAGGAGAGCCAGAACTCGGACTCGGGCGACGAGTGTCCCGACTTTGAGCCAAACAACAGTGAGGACGATGCGGATGCATCCGGATTCCAGCTGCCTCCGCCGGCCATGGTCAAGGTTGAGGCCTTTGACGAAGAGGATTTCGAGTACCAGGACGCCAGCATGTATGTGAAGACCGAGAGTACCGATATATTCAGCAACGAAAAGGATAAGCTCCTGGATGTGCTCCTCAACGAGGGTGATGGTCTAAAGCCCTTCGAAAGCTTGAAAGTGGAGCAGGGCGCTGGTATACTGGACGAGATCGCGGCCGTGCCGCTGGTGGAGGTGGCCGAAGAAGACGTACTGGCCCTCAGGGGTCATAACAAGGAGCACACTGGGGAAAAACGGAAACGAGGCAGGCCGCCCAAGGAGAAGATACCTGTGGTCAAGAGAAAGTATCGCAAGCGAAACCAACCGAGATCGCCCTCGCCTGAAGATTCGTCAAGTACTCCAAAACGCGTAGCTAAGATCAGCAAAAAGGAGCTAAAGGAGCGCCTCAAGATGATCAACAAGATGGAGAAATCCTGGAAGTGTCCGCATTGCGTTAAAATATACCACATCCGCAAGCCGTATGAAAAGCATTTGCGCGACGACCACAAGTTAAATGAGGCGGAGATGAAGGAGATCTTCAAGGACGTGGACGTGCATGCCAAGCTGGATGAGGAGGTCTTCAAGTGCCCCATATGCAGCAAGATCTATTTGGTGGAGAAGCGCTTGGTCACCCACATGAAGGTGCACGGCGAAGATGGCAAGCTGACCTTTAAGTGTCCCTGCTATTGCAACCTGTTCTTCGCCACCAAGGAACAGGCCACGGAGCACGCTCGGGCCCAGCACAAGGAGCTGCTCTACTGCGAGAAGTGCGACAAGTACATGACCGGCCACGACAGCCTCAAGAACCACGAGCGCAACTTCCACTCGAAGAAGGAGCCGCGCAGCCAACAGCGCAACCTCATCTGCGACAAGTGCGGCAAGAAGTTCACCGGACGCACGTCGCTCTCAGACCACGTGCGATCCGACTGCGGCCGCCTTCCGCTTTACGGCTGCAGCGTATGCGGCAAGCATTTGTCCACAGCTGG TATTCTCAAGACGCACATGCTGCTCCACAAGGCAGACACACCGTACCAATGCGACAAGTGCGGCAAGACATTCAAGGTGAAGGCACAATACAAGTCTCACTTGAAGACGCGGCACACGGACTACAAGCCGTACAAGTGCCACCTGTGCCCCAAGGAGTATCCGTACAGGGAGAGCCTGCTCACCCACATGACCGTGCACACGGGCATCAAGCGATTCCTGTGCAATAACTGCGGCAAGCGCTTCACTTGCATCTCCAATTTGCAGGCCCATCGCAAGGTGCATGCCGACACCTGTGGCCAGTTGCCTTTGAATGCCAAGGCCACCCAGTACATGGGCGTGCAGCGTGGAAAACTCCTGATGGGCGCCAAGCCAGAGGCGGGCATGGAGTACGAGGAGACCAAGACTCTGATCGCCCAGGACGTCATCGACAGGGACATGCCCATGGCCCAGGAGCTGAACT